The region GTATGTTGCCGAAGATGCGCTGCGCACTTGAGGCGGCGCAGAATGGTGTTGGTGCCGTGCATATCATTGATGGTCGCGTCGAGCATGCCGTGTTGCTGGAGCTGTTTACCGATCAGGGAATAGGGACGCTGATTCGGGCGTGAACGTGTCTGTCGCTGTTATTCATTGCCTTCTCATGTGTAATTTGGAGTGGCGGTGAACTGGAGTGAACAGCTCTTGCTGTTGTTGGTGTCCCTGACAGCTAACGCCTTCTCGGCACTGGCCGGAGGTGGGGCAGGACTGATTCAGTTGCCCGCATTGATCTTTCTTGGCTTGCCATTCGGCATCGCGCTTGCGACGCATAAAGTGGCCAGTGTGGCGCTGGGTGTCGGCGCCACATTACGCCATTGGCGCGAGAAATCTCTCGATCTCCCATTCGCTGGTTTTGTCATGGCCAGTGGCTTGCCCGGAGTGATCGCTGGGGCGGCGGTGATTCTCAAGGTGCCGGACCGTGCCGCGCAGGTGGCGTTGGGGGTGCTGACGATCGGTATGAGTGTGTACTCATTTTTTACGCCGCAACTTGGGTTAGTGGCGGAAACACGACATCGCGATCGACACGGATATCTGGTGGGTGGACTGGTGTTGTGTTTGATTGGCGTGTTGAATGGGTCGCTGACCTCGGGTACCGGATTGTTTGTCACCTTATGGCTGGTGCATTGGTTCGGTCTGGATTACAAACAGGCGGTGGCCTATACGCTGGTATTGGTAGGGCTGTTCTGGAATGGGGTCGGGGCAGTGACGCTGGGGCTGCTGGGTGAAATTCGGTGGGATTGGCTACCGGCATTGCTGATCGGATCAGTGGTGGGCGGTTATCTCGGCGCCCATTTTGCGATTGTCAAAGGCAATCGCATGATCAAGCGCAGTTTTGAGATTGTGACCTTGTTGGTGGGGTTGAAATTACTATTTTAAATAATTCAGCTTGTTGAAAAACGCCCTCTCCCTCAGGGAGAGGGTTGGGGTGAGGGGATAAATGAATCTAAAAAAATCTCCGTGTTCTCTGTGCCTCTGTGGTGAATTTCTTTTCAGGCAACGATGAACTTCATGCCGATCAGGATCAACATCCCGGCCAGCGCCGGGCGCAAGATATGATCCGGCACCTTGGTGCTGGTGTGGCTGCCGAGGTAAATGCCGGGGAGTGAACCGATCAATAGCGATGCCAGCAAGGTGAGATCTACCGTACCGAGGTGCATGTGCCCCAGACCGGCGATCAGCGTCAGCGGCACGGCATGGGCAAGATCAATGCCGACGATGCGTTTGGTCGGCATCCACGGATAAAGCAATGTCAGCATCGCCGCACCCAGCGCGCCCGCGCCGACCGAGGTCAGCGGCACCAATATTCCCAGCAATGCACCCGCGCCAACGGTGGCGTAGTTGCGTTTGCTGCTGAGATTCGGAAAGCGCTGGCCTAATGCGTTGCCGAGGCGATGCAGTTGGCTGCGCATTAATAACACGGTAGCCGTGAGCAACAAGGCGACCCCCAGCGTAAAGGTGATGAGGTGCGCGACGGCAGCGGTTTCGGCCTTGAGCCAATCGAGGAGCGTGACGCTGACCAACGCCATCGGCAGGCTGCCCAGACTCATTAGTCCGACGATTTTCCACTCGATGGTGCCGCGACGCTGGTGGACAAAAATGCCGCCGCTTTTGGTAATGGCGGCGAACAGCAGGTCGGTGCCGACGGCAATGGCGGGCTTAATGCCAAAGAAAAAAATCAGTAACGGGGTCATCAGCGAGCCACCGCCGACGCCGGTCATGCCGACGATGAAGCCCACCAGCAGGCCGGCAAAGGTGTAACCCCATTCGATATCTATCATTACGATCTCTGCGGATTGAAACAAACTTTCCGCACTATAACGGCTATTCGTTATTTGAAAAAGTAATATTAGATTATATTTTTATAACAAAAAAGACTATGGGGTCTCGCCGTATTGTTTCAAATAGGCCCGGATATGCTCCTTGGCCTCGTGCAGGTCGGTGTGGTCTTCCAGGTATTCCAGCAGAACGTCGAGATTGACGATGCTGAATACCGGGATGTCGTAGTCCTGTTTCACTTCCTGGATGGCCGATAACGGCCCCTTGCCGCGTTCCTGGCGGTCGAGGGCAATCACCACGCCGACGACTTCAGCCCCTGCGGCTTCGATCAGGTCGATGGATTCGCGGACCGAAGTACCGGCCGAGATCACATCATCAATAACCAGGACTTGTCCATGCAAGGGCGCACCGACGATGACCCCGCCCTCGCCATGATCCTTGGCCTCTTTGCGGTTAAAGGCATACGGCACATCGCGCTGATGCTGGTCGGCAAGTGCGACGGCAGTGGTAACCGCCAGCGGGATGCCCTTGTAGGCAGGACCAAACAACATGTCGAACTCGACCCCGGCTTGTATAATCGTGGTC is a window of Gammaproteobacteria bacterium DNA encoding:
- the pyrE gene encoding orotate phosphoribosyltransferase, translating into MHIYQRKFLDFIIATDVLRFGEFKLKSGRISPYFFNSGLFNTGAAIAQLGRHYATTIIQAGVEFDMLFGPAYKGIPLAVTTAVALADQHQRDVPYAFNRKEAKDHGEGGVIVGAPLHGQVLVIDDVISAGTSVRESIDLIEAAGAEVVGVVIALDRQERGKGPLSAIQEVKQDYDIPVFSIVNLDVLLEYLEDHTDLHEAKEHIRAYLKQYGETP
- a CDS encoding sulfite exporter TauE/SafE family protein, coding for MNWSEQLLLLLVSLTANAFSALAGGGAGLIQLPALIFLGLPFGIALATHKVASVALGVGATLRHWREKSLDLPFAGFVMASGLPGVIAGAAVILKVPDRAAQVALGVLTIGMSVYSFFTPQLGLVAETRHRDRHGYLVGGLVLCLIGVLNGSLTSGTGLFVTLWLVHWFGLDYKQAVAYTLVLVGLFWNGVGAVTLGLLGEIRWDWLPALLIGSVVGGYLGAHFAIVKGNRMIKRSFEIVTLLVGLKLLF
- a CDS encoding sulfite exporter TauE/SafE family protein, whose product is MEWGYTFAGLLVGFIVGMTGVGGGSLMTPLLIFFFGIKPAIAVGTDLLFAAITKSGGIFVHQRRGTIEWKIVGLMSLGSLPMALVSVTLLDWLKAETAAVAHLITFTLGVALLLTATVLLMRSQLHRLGNALGQRFPNLSSKRNYATVGAGALLGILVPLTSVGAGALGAAMLTLLYPWMPTKRIVGIDLAHAVPLTLIAGLGHMHLGTVDLTLLASLLIGSLPGIYLGSHTSTKVPDHILRPALAGMLILIGMKFIVA